In a single window of the Diospyros lotus cultivar Yz01 chromosome 10, ASM1463336v1, whole genome shotgun sequence genome:
- the LOC127811578 gene encoding G-type lectin S-receptor-like serine/threonine-protein kinase At4g27290, with product MPASMDPLNLPFLFSSLFSIFAFAFAADTINKTHSLAGDQTLVSSGGNFELGFFTPGVSKYWYVGVWYRKISEKTVIWVANRDAPLPDNSGSLNLTEQGILLLLDGSNKVVWSTNTSTSPKNPVAQLLDTGNLVVREADDENSDHYFWQGFDYPTDTLLPEMKMGLNLTTGWERHLTAWRSKDDPGKSGVTFRCDIRGYPQLILSNGSMELFRTGMWNGLRFTGTPHLKPNSIYSYELVMKKDEIYYGYRLLSSVVSRFTLSQNGVMQRYTWVDRSQQWMPYLTAPADDCDKFKLCGPYGSCNIENMPVCRCLVKFVPKKQGIWDSGDWSNGCDRKVPIKDCRSKVGFLKYSGYKLPDTINSWYDRNMTLNQCRDKCLNNCSCTAYSNLDVRNGGTGCLLWFDELVDMREVSENGQDIYIRMASSELDGDGGFSGTKRNIVIVILALFIGLLLAGLSLKLHLRKKKKKSQMRIEGSIIPNTGQGYTEKSEKDDLELPSFDLATIASATNSFSINNKLGEGGFGPVYKGMLEGGQEIAVKRLSKHSSQGLDEFKNEVICIAKLQHRNLVKLLGCCIEGGEKMLIYEYLPNKSLDYFIFDQLQSRQLDWPKRFNIINGIARGVLYLHQDSRLRIIHRDLKASNILLDSEMNPKISDFGMARSFRGNETQANTSRVVGTHGYMAPEYAVDGLFSIKSDVFSFGVLVLEIISGKKNRGFFHPDHYLNLLGHAWRLFQEDRSMEMIDEPLRESSYLSEVMRSIHVGLLCVQRSPDDRPSMAAVVLMLGSDGALPEPKQPGFFTERNPLDVISSSTQDGSASANEITITLLSAR from the exons ATGCCAGCATCAATGGATCCCTTGAACctcccttttctcttttcttccttgtTTTCCATCTTTGCCTTCGCGTTCGCAGCCGATACCATTAACAAGACGCACTCCCTTGCCGGCGACCAGACCTTGGTTTCATCCGGGGGAAACTTCGAATTGGGATTCTTCACTCCGGGGGTTTCCAAATACTGGTACGTCGGAGTATGGTACCGGAAGATATCGGAGAAGACTGTTATCTGGGTTGCCAACAGGGACGCGCCACTTCCTGATAATTCCGGTTCCTTGAATCTCACCGAACAAGGAATCCTCTTACTTCTCGATGGCAGCAACAAGGTTGTGTGGTCGACCAACACCTCGACTTCCCCCAAGAATCCGGTCGCCCAGCTGCTGGATACCGGCAATCTGGTCGTCAGAGAAGCCGATGACGAAAACTCAGATCACTATTTCTGGCAGGGCTTCGATTATCCAACGGATACTCTTCTTCCCGAGATGAAGATGGGGCTGAACCTCACCACCGGCTGGGAGCGCCACCTCACGGCGTGGCGAAGCAAGGATGATCCGGGAAAGAGTGGCGTCACTTTCCGGTGCGATATTCGAGGTTACCCACAATTGATCCTGAGCAATGGCTCTATGGAGCTGTTCCGAACCGGGATGTGGAACGGCCTCCGATTCACCGGAACGCCGCACCTCAAACCAAATTCGATTTATTCCTACGAATTGGTTATGAAGAAGGACGAGATTTACTACGGCTATCGCCTCCTCAGTTCGGTGGTTTCGAGGTTTACGCTGAGCCAGAACGGCGTCATGCAGCGGTACACGTGGGTTGACCGGAGCCAGCAATGGATGCCGTACTTGACGGCGCCTGCCGACGACTGTGACAAGTTCAAGCTCTGTGGCCCGTACGGAAGCTGCAACATCGAGAACATGCCGGTTTGCAGGTGTCTGGTAAAATTCGTGCCCAAAAAACAGGGGATTTGGGACTCTGGAGATTGGTCCAATGGCTGCGACCGGAAAGTGCCGATCAAAGATTGCCGGAGTAAGGTCGGATTTCTCAAGTACTCCGGCTATAAATTGCCGGATACGATAAATTCCTGGTACGACAGGAACATGACTTTGAACCAATGCAGAGACAAGTGCTTGAACAATTGTTCCTGTACGGCTTATTCGAATCTGGATGTGAGAAATGGAGGGACTGGATGCTTGCTTTGGTTCGACGAACTAGTTGATATGAGAGAGGTGAGTGAAAATGGGCAAGATATCTACATAAGAATGGCTTCCTCTGAGTTGG ATGGAGATGGGGGGTTCAGTGGCACGAAAAGGAACATAGTCATTGTTATATTGGCTTTGTTCATTGGACTTCTGCTGGCGGGTCTGAGCCTAAAGTTGCATctcaggaagaagaagaagaaatcacaGATGAGGATAGAAG GAAGTATAATACCCAACACTGGACAAGGCTATACTGAAAAGAGCGAGAAGGACGATCTAGAGCTGCCATCATTCGACTTGGCTACAATAGCTAGCGCCACAAATAGCTTCTCGATTAACAATAAGCTCGGGGAGGGGGGATTTGGGCCGGTCTATAAG GGTATGTTGGAGGGAGGACAAGAAATAGCTGTGAAGCGGCTCTCAAAGCATTCTAGCCAGGGACTCGACGAGTTCAAGAACGAAGTCATCTGCATTGCCAAGCTGCAGCACCGGAATCTTGTCAAGCTTCTGGGATGCTGCATTGAAGGAGGAGAAAAGATGTTGATCTATGAATACCTGCCCAACAAGAGCCTGGACTATTTCATTTTCG ATCAACTGCAAAGCAGACAACTGGATTGGCCAAAGCGGTTCAACATTATCAATGGGATTGCCCGTGGGGTTCTCTATCTTCATCAAGACTCCAGACTAAGAATTATTCACAGAGATCTCAAAGCGAGCAACATTTTACTAGACAGTGAAATGAACCCAAAAATTTCAGACTTTGGAATGGCTAGAAGTTTCAGAGGAAATGAGACCCAAGCTAACACAAGCAGAGTTGTGGGGACACA TGGTTACATGGCTCCAGAATATGCCGTCGATGGTCTATTTTCGATAAAGTCAGATGTTTTCAGTTTTGGTGTTTTGGTGTTGGAGATCATAAGTGGGAAGAAGAATAGAGGATTCTTTCATCCAGATCACTACCTCAACCTCCTTGGACAT GCATGGAGACTCTTCCAAGAAGACAGATCAATGGAAATGATTGACGAGCCTTTAAGGGAATCGAGCTACTTATCGGAAGTGATGCGGTCAATCCACGTGGGCCTTCTGTGCGTGCAGCGAAGCCCGGACGACAGGCCGAGCATGGCGGCGGTGGTGCTGATGCTCGGCAGCGACGGCGCGTTGCCGGAGCCAAAGCAACCTGGCTTTTTCACGGAGAGGAATCCGTTGGACGTTATTTCCTCGTCGACTCAGGATGGATCGGCTTCAGCCAATGAAATCACCATTACTCTGTTAAGTGCTCGATAG